Proteins encoded in a region of the Paramagnetospirillum magneticum AMB-1 genome:
- the ctrA gene encoding response regulator transcription factor CtrA produces MRVLVVEDDQLMSRAIESMLKAEGMVVDTTALGEDGLEIGKLYDYDIILLDLMLPDMDGYEVLRRLRSARIDTPVLILSGLSEPDKKIKGLGSGADDYLTKPFDKGELVARIQAIVRRSKGHAQSVIDTGKLSVNLDARTVAVTGDPLHLTAKEYGILELLSLRKGQTLTKEQFLNHLYGGIDEPELKIIDVFICKLRKKLATATGGESYIETVWGRGYVLRDPDMPAVNSNKAGAAE; encoded by the coding sequence ATGCGAGTCTTGGTGGTCGAAGACGACCAGTTGATGTCCAGAGCGATCGAATCCATGCTCAAAGCCGAGGGCATGGTGGTGGATACCACTGCTTTGGGCGAAGACGGCCTGGAGATCGGCAAGCTCTACGATTACGACATCATCCTGCTGGACCTGATGCTGCCCGACATGGACGGCTATGAAGTGCTGCGCCGCCTGCGATCGGCGCGCATCGACACGCCGGTGCTCATTCTGTCGGGCCTGTCCGAACCGGACAAGAAGATCAAGGGCCTGGGCTCGGGGGCCGACGATTACCTGACCAAGCCGTTCGACAAGGGCGAACTGGTGGCCCGCATCCAGGCCATCGTGCGGCGCTCCAAGGGGCATGCCCAGTCGGTGATCGACACCGGCAAGCTGTCGGTGAACCTGGACGCCCGCACCGTCGCGGTGACTGGCGACCCGCTGCACCTCACCGCCAAGGAATACGGCATCCTGGAACTGCTCAGCTTGCGCAAGGGCCAGACCCTGACCAAGGAACAGTTCCTAAACCACCTCTATGGCGGCATCGACGAGCCCGAGCTGAAGATCATCGACGTCTTCATCTGCAAGCTCAGGAAGAAGCTGGCCACCGCCACCGGCGGCGAATCCTACATCGAGACGGTGTGGGGACGCGGCTATGTGCTGCGCGACCCCGACATGCCCGCCGTCAATTCCAACAAGGCCGGCGCGGCGGAGTGA